The stretch of DNA TGATACAATAAGCAGAGGGGGGATTGCATTGACAACCGTTTTAATTATCTCTATCGCCATAGTGATCGGCGTACTCGTTTTCACGATCTTATCTATCAGCAAAGGCTACCAATATAAGCACACAATTGATCCGATTGAAAATAATCCGCATCTCACAACAGACAAGCCAGAGGAGCACAAACAGTAAAAGGCGGTCCCGCTATGTTCAAAAAAGTATTTTTGCTTATAATCCGTTTTTATCAACTATTTATTTCGCCTCTAAAGCCGCCGACCTGCCGCTTTTATCCGACATGCTCTCACTACGGTCTAGAAGCTATTCAGCGATTCGGGGCTATTAAGGGCGGGTATTTAACGCTCAAACGAATATTGAAATGCCATCCTTTTCATCCTGGCGGCTTTGATGAGGTGCCAAAAACTTGGAAGGATCGCAGCACAAAGAAGAACTGACTATTTCAGCGTCAGTTCTTCTTTGTGTATGGTCACCTGCTGCAGCCGGCGTTTATTGAGATTGTATCCGATGCCTGCTTGGGAGGATACAGCAATTCTTCCCTTCTCCACAGTGATTTCAGGTGCAATCACATCCTCTTCCCAATAATGACTGGATGGAGAAAGGTCTCCCGGTATGGAAAATCCAGCTAAAGTAGCGAGCGCCACATTATGCGCCCGGGATACACCAAACTCGATCATGCCGCCCGCCCAGACGGGAACCCCCCTCTCCTGACAGAGATCATGGATTTGTTTTGCCTCCTGCAGTCCGCCCACACGGCCAATTTTGATATTGATGACGCCGCAGCTTCCCAGCTCTAAAGCCTGTTTCGCCTCGCGGGCCGATCGGATGCTTTCATCCAGACAAACCGGCGTGCGAATCATCCTTTGCAGCTTGGCATGCTCAACGATATCCTCCGCAGCGAACGGCTGCTCAATCATCAGCAATTGAAATTCGTCCAGCGCCTTAAGACGGCTAGCCTCCTTTAGTGTATAAGCTGAATTGGCGTCGGCCATTAATGGGATATCTGGAAAATGGCAGCGAATTTCTTTAAGAAGCGCCAAGTCATTTGCCGGACTGATTTTGACCTTTATCCGCTCATATCCTTGTTCCGCCAGGCTCTCTACTTTGCTGACGGTTTCAGCAATCGAAGCCCCTGCCGCCACGGCTCCGGCAGGCACGGCGGTTCTCACGCCGCAGAGCACATCCGCAAGGGGCTTTTCCTGCCGCTTGCTGTAAAGATCCCAAACAGCTGTTTCCACAGCCGCTTTCGCCATCCGATTTCCCCGCACCCCCTCAAACCATTGATTCACTTCTGAAGGGTGGGAAAGCTCTCGGCCGGCGATTAAAGAAAAAAGCACATCCTTGATGATGTGGAAATTGGTCTGAACCGTTTCTTCCGTGTACCAAGGCGTGGTAAAAGCCACCGCTTCCCCATAGCCGGTTAACCCTTCTTTATCCACAACTTCAATCAAAATCCCCCGGCGCCTCTTCACTGTCTCTAAGTGAGTAACAAATGGCGATTTCAGTTCCATTTCGATCACATGCATCGTCAGCCCCGTCACATTCATTCATCTTCCCTCTCTTTCAAAAGCCGCCTTCAACTCACGCCGCAGCAACTTCTTGGAAGCATTTCTCGGCAAAGCCTTCACTTGCAAAAAATGAGCAGGACATTTGTATTTAGCCAAGCGGCTTAGACAAAAGGAGCGCAGGCTGTCGGTGTCAACCGTTTTCTTGGCAACCAAGAAAGCAGCCGGAACTTGTCCCCATTTTTCGTCAGGCACCCCGATCACACCAGCTTCCGCAATTGCTGGATGCTCCATCAGTACCGATTCAATTTCAGCCGGATAAACATTTTCTCCCCCTGAAATAATTAAATCAGAGCGGCGGTCAAGCACATAGAGAAATCCATCTTCATCTAAGCGGCCCAAATCGCCTGTATGAAACCAGCCATCTGTAAATGACTGGCGGTTCGCTTCCTCGCGCCGCAAATATCCGGCCGTTACATTCGGGCCTTTCACCAGAATTTCTCCCTCATTTTGCCCATCCGCTATTTTTATTTGACTCGGAAACAGCGGCTTTCCGGCAGATCCAAGCTTCGTCAGACTATACTCAGGCGGCAGCGTCACGATTTGCGAAGCGGTTTCTGTCATCCCGTATGTTTGAAAGACGGGAATCTGCTTGGCGGCACATGATTCTAACAGCGGCTTTGGAGCCGGGCCACCGCCTAACAGCATGCAGCGGAACGACGGATGATAGCTTCCTTGGAGCTGCTCCACCATTCTTGTCAGCATGGCTGTCACCACGGACATGATCGTTGCTTCTCCACGCTGCAGCGCCCGGTTGATCTTTGCTTCATTAAACTGTGAATACAATCGCACAGCCATGCCGTATATCACACTGCGAATAAGGATGGAATAGCCGCTAATATGAAAAAGGGGCACCGCACAAATCCAGCAG from Bacillus xiapuensis encodes:
- the menC gene encoding o-succinylbenzoate synthase — translated: MNVTGLTMHVIEMELKSPFVTHLETVKRRRGILIEVVDKEGLTGYGEAVAFTTPWYTEETVQTNFHIIKDVLFSLIAGRELSHPSEVNQWFEGVRGNRMAKAAVETAVWDLYSKRQEKPLADVLCGVRTAVPAGAVAAGASIAETVSKVESLAEQGYERIKVKISPANDLALLKEIRCHFPDIPLMADANSAYTLKEASRLKALDEFQLLMIEQPFAAEDIVEHAKLQRMIRTPVCLDESIRSAREAKQALELGSCGVINIKIGRVGGLQEAKQIHDLCQERGVPVWAGGMIEFGVSRAHNVALATLAGFSIPGDLSPSSHYWEEDVIAPEITVEKGRIAVSSQAGIGYNLNKRRLQQVTIHKEELTLK
- the yidD gene encoding membrane protein insertion efficiency factor YidD, whose amino-acid sequence is MFKKVFLLIIRFYQLFISPLKPPTCRFYPTCSHYGLEAIQRFGAIKGGYLTLKRILKCHPFHPGGFDEVPKTWKDRSTKKN
- a CDS encoding o-succinylbenzoate--CoA ligase — encoded protein: MPQMMPNWLRQRAYLTPKRPALFFEEKRWTFAELYEEVKRWTAALERIGVQPGDYIGVLVKNTEQAVFLIHALQQRGAVAVLLNHRLAAEELSFQLKDSRAAFLLYDSSFETLAKKAGKDCLIKQELSRLPLQAAANGRQELDLEEVCSVMYTSGTTGKPKGVMQTYGNHWWSAAGSALNLGIRETDCWICAVPLFHISGYSILIRSVIYGMAVRLYSQFNEAKINRALQRGEATIMSVVTAMLTRMVEQLQGSYHPSFRCMLLGGGPAPKPLLESCAAKQIPVFQTYGMTETASQIVTLPPEYSLTKLGSAGKPLFPSQIKIADGQNEGEILVKGPNVTAGYLRREEANRQSFTDGWFHTGDLGRLDEDGFLYVLDRRSDLIISGGENVYPAEIESVLMEHPAIAEAGVIGVPDEKWGQVPAAFLVAKKTVDTDSLRSFCLSRLAKYKCPAHFLQVKALPRNASKKLLRRELKAAFEREGR
- the ytzI gene encoding YtzI protein, with product MTTVLIISIAIVIGVLVFTILSISKGYQYKHTIDPIENNPHLTTDKPEEHKQ